Proteins co-encoded in one Acinetobacter lwoffii genomic window:
- a CDS encoding MCR_0457 family protein, translated as MIKKFSLFSALTLSLAAFISPSVMANDLTVEENNTIVKEDIASAQVMAEVCPAIIGQNPKFNSTVEQLIQSYLADYSDKGMSYQKLQADSEYKSLLEEARQGAKQTSSDEQKTVCEEMLNYQG; from the coding sequence ATGATTAAAAAATTCTCTTTATTTAGCGCTCTCACTTTAAGCTTGGCAGCATTTATTTCCCCTTCAGTTATGGCAAACGATCTGACTGTTGAAGAAAACAATACCATTGTAAAAGAAGATATTGCATCAGCACAGGTTATGGCTGAAGTTTGCCCGGCAATCATTGGTCAAAATCCAAAATTTAACAGCACCGTTGAACAATTGATCCAGTCTTATCTTGCAGACTACTCAGATAAAGGCATGAGCTATCAAAAGCTACAGGCAGACAGTGAATATAAATCTTTACTTGAAGAAGCACGTCAGGGTGCAAAGCAAACCAGCTCAGACGAGCAGAAAACTGTCTGTGAAGAAATGCTGAACTACCAAGGCTAA
- a CDS encoding MCR_0457 family protein — protein MKNPIFQALTFCAISAATLLGTSAFAADENINVTPTQQVTKQELAAIYVLSEICPSMVKDKSQFNQGYTKLVTEYMPGQRNPVESLNQMAKQNDFRNILAEAQSDAKKAGKKKNQVICNELTTYNN, from the coding sequence ATGAAAAATCCAATATTCCAAGCTTTAACATTCTGCGCAATTTCTGCCGCCACTCTTTTGGGAACTTCTGCATTTGCAGCCGATGAAAACATTAATGTTACCCCAACTCAGCAAGTGACCAAACAGGAACTGGCAGCCATTTATGTTCTTTCAGAAATCTGTCCAAGCATGGTCAAAGACAAGTCACAGTTTAATCAGGGTTATACCAAGCTGGTGACTGAGTATATGCCGGGCCAGCGTAATCCGGTTGAAAGCTTAAACCAGATGGCTAAACAGAACGATTTCCGCAATATTCTGGCCGAAGCACAATCGGATGCCAAGAAAGCCGGCAAGAAAAAAAATCAGGTGATTTGTAATGAATTAACCACCTATAACAATTAA
- the surE gene encoding 5'/3'-nucleotidase SurE, translating to MNILVSNDDGVFAPGIQALAQALKPLGRVVIVAPESERSGFSSALTLDRPLRPIQISPDVWAVNGTPADCVYLAMNGLFDFEFDLVVSGINSGANLGDDILYSGTVGAAFEGRLTKHPAIAVSLSGPNVRGYQQPQDYQLAAEWVHDFIARGLPVLPERHIFNINIPDVTELQGEKVTYQSRRRQSKPVTSHIDPRGRQVFWIGLSGEAVADPKPGFNEIDSDFSAVANGYVSITPIQMDATNYESLRNLQTQLAENASLVL from the coding sequence GTGAATATTTTAGTTTCAAATGATGATGGGGTGTTTGCACCCGGTATTCAGGCTTTGGCGCAAGCGCTAAAGCCTTTGGGGCGAGTGGTGATTGTGGCACCGGAAAGTGAACGCAGTGGCTTTTCTAGTGCCTTAACTTTGGACCGCCCTTTACGCCCAATCCAGATTTCTCCTGATGTCTGGGCGGTTAATGGGACGCCGGCAGATTGCGTTTACTTGGCTATGAACGGGCTATTTGATTTTGAATTTGACCTGGTGGTTAGCGGGATAAATAGCGGCGCAAATCTGGGAGATGATATCTTGTATTCCGGTACAGTCGGGGCGGCCTTTGAAGGTCGTTTAACTAAACATCCTGCGATTGCCGTATCACTGAGTGGGCCGAATGTACGTGGCTATCAGCAGCCTCAGGATTATCAGTTGGCCGCCGAATGGGTGCATGATTTTATTGCTCGTGGTTTGCCTGTTCTGCCTGAGCGACATATTTTTAATATCAATATTCCAGATGTAACTGAATTGCAGGGGGAAAAAGTGACATATCAAAGTCGCCGCCGTCAGTCTAAACCGGTGACGAGTCATATAGATCCGCGTGGTCGTCAGGTATTCTGGATTGGACTCTCAGGAGAAGCAGTCGCAGACCCTAAGCCAGGGTTTAACGAAATCGATTCGGACTTCTCTGCGGTCGCCAATGGCTATGTCAGTATTACCCCGATTCAGATGGATGCTACCAATTATGAGAGTCTGCGGAATTTACAAACACAATTGGCAGAAAATGCGTCCTTAGTGTTATAA